Proteins encoded within one genomic window of Triticum aestivum cultivar Chinese Spring chromosome 2D, IWGSC CS RefSeq v2.1, whole genome shotgun sequence:
- the LOC123054595 gene encoding indolin-2-one monooxygenase, producing the protein MAGEAAIHGAATSAHALLLLFLVPLVLLLVGAKRWNRRSKQRLNLPLPPSPPRALPVIGHLHHVGPLPHVSFRELASKHGRDLMLLRLGAVDTVVVSSPRAAAAVLRTHDHALASRSCSAVADIIFYKRTDVAFAPYGEPWRQARKVVTTHMLSAKKVHSFRHDREEEARIAMAKIRDAAATAGPAAPVDMSELLGSYANDVVCRAVLGRNHRDDGRNKLLRELIDINMSLLGGFNVEDYFPSLAVADVFTGMVVCPRARRVRKRWDELLHKLIDEHGRQREQDDASADFIHVLLAQQEEYGLTTDNVKAILLDMFEAGTETTYLVLEFAMAELMNNPHVMAKLQAEVRRRRAPAAAVGKVDEGQSQQDVVTEEELGDMAYLRATVKETLRLHPPVPLLLPHLSIADCEVDGYAIPAGTRLMVNAWALARDPASWEAPDEFAPERFLQGGSAAAVDSKGKDFEFLPFGSGRRICPGINFANTAVEMMLANLVYHFDWELPAGTKGVDMTEVFSLSIRRKEKLLLVPTPRSRREE; encoded by the exons ATGGCTGGTGAAGCAGCAATCCATGGCGCAGCCACATCTGCACATGCATTGCTTCTTCTGTTCCTCGTCCCACTCGTTCTACTTCTCGTCGGTGCGAAAAGATGGAACCGGAGGAGCAAGCAGCGGCTGAACCTGCCGCTCCCACCTTCCCCTCCGCGCGCGCTCCCGGTGATCGGGCACCTCCACCATGTCGGCCCCCTCCCTCACGTCTCCTTCCGCGAACTCGCCAGTAAGCACGGCCGGGACCTCATGCTCCTCCGCCTCGGCGCGGTGGACACGGTGGTCGTGtcctcgccgcgcgccgccgcggccgTCCTGCGCACGCACGACCACGCGCTCGCGTCCAGGTCGTGCTCCGCCGTCGCCGACATCATCTTCTACAAGCGGACCGACGTCGCCTTCGCGCCCTACGGCGAGCCCTGGCGACAGGCCAGGAAGGTGGTCACCACGCACATGCTCAGCGCCAAGAAGGTGCACTCGTTCCGCCACGACCGCGAGGAGGAGGCGCGCATAGCCATGGCTAAGATCCGTGACGCGGCGGCGACCGCGGGGCCCGCGGCGCCGGTGGACATGAGCGAGCTCCTGGGCTCGTACGCGAACGACGTGGTGTGCCGGGCGGTGCTCGGGAGAAACCACCGCGACGATGGCAGGAACAAGCTGCTCCGCGAGCTGATCGACATCAACATGTCGCTCCTGGGAGGGTTCAACGTTGAGGATTACTTCCCGAGCTTGGCAGTGGCGGACGTGTTCACCGGCATGGTGGTGTGTCCCAGGGCTAGGAGGGTTCGCAAGAGGTGGGACGAGCTGCTCCACAAGCTCATCGACGAGCACGGGCGCCAGCGCGAGCAGGACGATGCCAGCGCAGACTTCATACACGTGTTGCTCGCCCAGCAGGAAGAGTACGGCCTCACCACGGACAACGTCAAGGCGATCTTGCTG GACATGTTTGAGGCGGGGACAGAGACGACATATCTGGTGCTGGAATTCGCGATGGCAGAGCTGATGAACAACCCGCACGTCATGGCCAAACTGCAAGCGGAGGTGAGGAGGAGGCGAGCGCCGGCGGCGGCCGTAGGCAAGGTCGACGAAGGACAATCACAACAAGACGTGGTAACGGAGGAGGAGCTGGGCGACATGGCCTACCTGAGGGCCACcgtgaaggagacgctgaggctgCACCCGCCGGTGCCGCTGCTCCTCCCCCACCTCTCGATCGCAGACTGCGAGGTCGACGGCTACGCGATCCCTGCCGGGACGCGGCTCATGGTCAACGCGTGGGCCCTCGCGAGGGACCCCGCGTCCTGGGAGGCGCCGGACGAGTTCGCGCCGGAGAGGTTCCTCCAAGGAGGCAGCGCGGCGGCGGTCGACAGCAAGGGGAAGGACTTTGAGTTTCTGCCGTTCGGGTCCGGGCGGAGGATCTGCCCCGGCATAAACTTCGCCAACACTGCCGTGGAGATGATGCTAGCGAACCTCGTGTACCATTTCGACTGGGAGCTGCCGGCGGGGACGAAGGGGGTCGACATGACTGAAGTGTTCAGCTTGTCGATCCGCCGTAAGGAGAAGCTCCTCCTTGTTCCAACTCCAAGATCTCGCCGCGAGGAGTGA
- the LOC123054596 gene encoding ethylene-responsive transcription factor 1B-like encodes MEQHFTFTFQPGSYYHHHPRHDAASSSDFDTSDMDDMTFLGTLLESTDRASCSDPSLSSSSSSSDMTVVGVGAAAPHVPAGSSSPRRRAHQAPAATPIAKDFIGVRTRPWGKFAAEIRDSTRNGARVWLGTFGSPEAAAMAYDQAAFSARGDAAVLNFPVERVRESLRALALGAVVGSPVLALKRRHRMRRRSPNKRPVKQQRRVAAVKEDARPAMAGVVVLEDLGAEYLEELLWVSEPPMDHFHTTATSSF; translated from the coding sequence ATGGAGCAGCATTTCACCTTCACCTTCCAACCCGGATCCTACTATCACCACCACCCCCGCCACGACGCCGCATCGTCGTCGGACTTCGACACGAGCGACATGGACGACATGACCTTCCTCGGCACCCTCTTGGAGTCCACGGATCGTGCCTCCTGCTCTGACCCCTCTCTTTCTTCGAGCTCGTCCTCCTCCGACATGACGGTCGTGGGCGTGGGGGCTGCCGCACCACATGTGCCCGCCGGCAGCAGCTCGCCCAGGCGCCGCGCTCACCAAGCCCCCGCGGCGACGCCCATTGCCAAGGACTTCATCGGGGTGCGCACGCGCCCGTGGGGCAAGTTCGCGGCGGAGATCCGGGACTCGACGCGGAACGGCGCCCGCGTGTGGCTCGGCACCTTCGGCAGCCCCGAGGCGGCCGCCATGGCCTACGACCAGGCCGCCTTCTCCGCGCGCGGCGACGCCGCCGTGCTCAACTTCCCCGTCGAGCGCGTCCGGGAGTCGCTCCGCGCGCTCGCGCTCGGCGCCGTCGTGGGCTCGCCCGTGCTCGCGCTCAAGCGACGCCACCGCATGCGCAGGCGGTCGCCCAACAAGAGGCCCGTGAAGCAGCAGCGCCGGGTTGCCGCCGTGAAGGAGGACGCGCGGCCGGCGATGGCGGGCGTGGTGGTGCTGGAGGACCTGGGCGCCGAGTACCTGGAGGAGCTCCTCTGGGTGTCCGAGCCGCCCATGGATCATTTCCATACAACGGCGACGTCGTCGTTCTGA